One genomic region from Spirosoma sp. KCTC 42546 encodes:
- a CDS encoding restriction endonuclease subunit S produces MNYATLSSIAANVRNAIVDGPFGSSLKTSDYVDKGIPVLQGQNITGDTFNFNNIRFITNEKANELSRSKVYVGDVLMIKIGSIGYSAQIDDLRGFPYAIIPANLAKITPDLLKIDPDYLVKILNSVEIKRQLLKSASKTAQPALSLGKIKALEIPLPDLITQRQIAQVLSRAQNLIRARQRTLTALDELLKSTFYEFFGDPVRNEKGWEKRKLGECVLKIESGWSPVCLSTPKINENEWGVLKLGAISSRFYKPKENKKLPENVIPRSDIEVHKGDLLFSRKNTRELVGACVLVFDTLPKLMMSDTIFRLVYRKDIALPHYLYYLINHIGFRKIVQALASGSAGSMPNISKDRLSNLNLPLPPIALQTQFAAVVERVTNIRVQQQTSLTSLQLLYQSLLQAAFQGDLDVSKVNEVVSRPTSTNSQDTSEELIWQNLRSQVNNQSITLEDLQNVFPNADYPKLRELVFNAIDSGHLTQTYDTKERAVQLKAGAPRI; encoded by the coding sequence ATGAACTATGCGACTTTGAGCAGTATTGCTGCTAATGTCAGAAATGCAATCGTTGATGGCCCATTTGGGTCTTCTCTCAAAACCAGTGACTATGTCGATAAGGGGATTCCTGTACTACAGGGTCAGAATATAACTGGAGATACATTCAACTTCAACAATATTCGATTTATTACTAATGAGAAAGCAAATGAACTTTCAAGAAGCAAAGTATATGTAGGTGATGTACTGATGATCAAAATCGGATCAATCGGCTATAGTGCACAAATAGATGATCTTCGTGGCTTTCCGTATGCAATAATTCCTGCCAACTTAGCCAAAATAACGCCTGATCTATTAAAGATTGATCCTGATTACTTAGTAAAGATTCTCAATAGTGTTGAAATAAAGCGACAGTTACTTAAGTCAGCTTCAAAAACTGCACAGCCTGCTTTGAGTTTAGGTAAAATTAAAGCACTAGAAATACCTCTCCCAGACCTCATAACTCAACGCCAAATCGCTCAAGTATTAAGCAGGGCACAGAATCTCATCAGAGCCCGGCAGCGCACCCTTACAGCATTAGACGAACTACTCAAAAGCACATTTTATGAATTCTTCGGTGACCCGGTTCGGAATGAAAAAGGTTGGGAAAAGCGAAAATTAGGGGAATGTGTTCTCAAAATAGAAAGTGGTTGGAGTCCAGTCTGTTTAAGTACGCCAAAAATTAATGAGAATGAATGGGGTGTATTAAAGCTAGGTGCCATCAGTAGCAGATTTTACAAACCTAAAGAGAATAAGAAGTTACCCGAGAATGTAATACCGCGTTCCGATATTGAAGTCCATAAAGGTGATTTACTATTCTCCCGTAAAAATACAAGAGAATTAGTAGGGGCTTGCGTATTGGTCTTTGATACTTTACCTAAGTTAATGATGTCTGACACCATTTTTCGGCTTGTTTACAGAAAAGATATTGCCTTGCCCCATTATCTATACTATCTTATTAACCACATCGGATTCAGGAAAATCGTTCAAGCATTAGCTTCAGGAAGTGCTGGTTCAATGCCGAATATATCGAAAGATAGATTAAGCAATTTAAACCTTCCTTTGCCACCTATAGCCCTTCAAACTCAATTCGCGGCAGTAGTCGAGCGAGTTACTAACATAAGGGTACAACAACAGACATCATTAACAAGCTTGCAGTTACTGTATCAAAGCTTACTACAAGCGGCCTTCCAGGGGGATCTCGATGTGAGCAAAGTAAACGAAGTCGTTTCACGCCCGACTTCTACAAATAGTCAAGACACTTCTGAAGAATTAATTTGGCAGAATCTCCGCTCTCAAGTTAATAACCAGTCTATTACTTTAGAAGATTTGCAAAATGTATTTCCCAATGCAGATTATCCTAAACTGCGCGAATTGGTTTTTAACGCCATTGACTCAGGCCATCTAACTCAAACATACGATACTAAAGAACGGGCTGTACAGTTAAAAGCAGGGGCACCTCGTATATGA
- a CDS encoding HipA family kinase, with amino-acid sequence MLITDTSYRLPRLTALRYNDTFTTGANQPGLVAARNQQTRQLIDCVVKFRGGERMTPEACARELLAAFIAKEWGIRVVEPVLVDVGDEFVELERGKPHYQLLAKSIGLNVGSVYVPGYDTLPVHQPLSAVELPQAQHIFVFDVFIQNADRRAEKPNLMANGQELVIYDHELAFSFIQALFKNAKPYQLREQDRIWIENLFLLAKIKRFPLPEIAIQEAFGRLDNKFWDKAFELIPPEWRTDQLPEIRSFLTEIVNNSDLFVQSVKPFLV; translated from the coding sequence ATGCTTATTACTGACACGTCGTATCGGCTTCCTCGTCTGACGGCCTTACGATACAACGATACGTTTACGACCGGTGCTAATCAACCTGGATTAGTAGCTGCCCGTAACCAGCAAACCCGACAATTAATTGACTGCGTTGTAAAGTTTCGTGGTGGTGAGCGTATGACGCCCGAAGCTTGTGCTCGCGAACTATTAGCTGCCTTTATTGCTAAGGAGTGGGGAATTCGGGTGGTTGAACCAGTTTTAGTAGACGTAGGAGACGAGTTTGTGGAACTCGAACGAGGTAAACCACATTATCAACTGCTGGCAAAGAGTATTGGTCTGAATGTTGGTTCAGTTTATGTGCCGGGTTATGATACGCTCCCTGTTCATCAACCCCTGAGTGCCGTGGAACTGCCACAAGCACAGCACATTTTTGTCTTTGATGTGTTTATTCAAAATGCAGACAGGCGGGCCGAGAAACCTAATTTGATGGCGAATGGGCAGGAACTGGTTATATACGATCATGAATTAGCTTTTAGTTTTATTCAGGCTTTATTCAAAAATGCTAAGCCCTATCAACTGCGAGAACAGGATCGCATATGGATAGAAAACCTATTTTTGCTGGCTAAAATTAAACGTTTCCCATTACCAGAAATAGCTATTCAAGAAGCATTTGGTCGCTTGGATAACAAATTTTGGGATAAAGCGTTTGAACTGATACCCCCGGAATGGCGCACTGACCAATTGCCGGAAATACGGAGTTTTTTGACCGAGATAGTCAACAACAGCGATTTGTTTGTGCAATCCGTTAAACCATTTTTAGTATGA
- the pyrH gene encoding UMP kinase, with translation MTSQTKYKRILLKLSGEALAGPNGYNIDPVVLEQYSKEIKQVVDLGVQVAIVIGGGNIFRGVSGERSGIDRVQGDYMGMLATVINAMAIQSSLEKHKMYTRVMSAIKMEQVCEPYVRRRAVRHLEKGRVVIFAAGTGNPYFTTDSTAALRAIEVEADVVLKGTKVDGVYTADPMKDKTATRYTSITFDDVYEKKLSVMDLTAFTLCQENNLPIIVFNMNKQGSLLKLIEGDDNQGTLITMTLP, from the coding sequence ATGACATCGCAGACAAAGTATAAGCGTATCCTGCTCAAGCTGAGCGGGGAGGCTCTGGCTGGGCCAAATGGTTACAATATTGATCCAGTAGTGCTCGAACAGTATAGCAAGGAAATCAAACAAGTTGTTGATTTGGGCGTGCAGGTAGCCATCGTTATTGGCGGTGGAAACATCTTCCGGGGCGTCTCGGGTGAGCGCTCGGGAATCGACCGAGTACAGGGCGATTACATGGGTATGCTCGCAACGGTTATCAACGCGATGGCTATTCAGAGCTCGCTCGAAAAGCATAAGATGTATACCCGCGTGATGTCGGCTATTAAGATGGAGCAGGTTTGCGAACCCTATGTGCGTCGGCGGGCGGTGCGCCATCTTGAAAAAGGCCGGGTGGTTATCTTTGCCGCCGGTACTGGTAATCCCTACTTCACAACCGACTCCACAGCGGCATTGCGAGCAATTGAAGTAGAAGCCGACGTTGTCCTCAAAGGCACGAAGGTAGACGGCGTTTACACAGCCGATCCGATGAAGGATAAAACAGCTACGCGATATACGAGCATAACCTTCGATGACGTTTACGAAAAGAAACTAAGCGTAATGGATCTCACGGCCTTTACCCTTTGCCAGGAAAACAATTTGCCTATCATTGTTTTTAATATGAACAAGCAAGGTAGTCTGCTCAAGCTAATTGAGGGTGATGATAACCAGGGCACGCTTATTACAATGACATTACCATAA
- a CDS encoding class I SAM-dependent DNA methyltransferase encodes MLQNSDIKQLIKQLWNKFWSGGISNPITAIEQITYLLFMRRLDEDDAERMTNDETYVSIFPRQELRWFYFKDMPGDKLLSHIQTDVFPFLKTLSPADSPFAEHMKNAVFIIPKPSLMVDAVKIIDEIYIKITHDSAVDGRGHSVQDIQGDVYEYLLSEIASAGKNGQFRTPRHIINLIVELVQPQFGASIADPACGTGGFLVAAYIYILTQFTSDAYRKKDEDGFIRGTKADKLIDYTRKSSWEHDCFHGFDIDQTMVRMGLMNLMMHGFSNPQIKYQDTLSRGYNEDSRYDFVLANPPFTGNINKEDINDGLLQMVDTRKTEILFIAGIYRMLSVGGTAAIIVPQGVLFSSSKAFVEARKIIVDDCELKAVITMPSGVFKPYAGVSTAILIFTKGGTTTQTWFYEMLADGRTLDDKRAKLDSYGDLQAIVTLYRERTSKPPKGRKGRCFVVPKSELVDNSYDLSLSKYKEDDYVSTEYKTPSLILSELRTLETEIMAGLSELEGFLK; translated from the coding sequence ATGCTTCAAAATTCTGATATTAAACAACTGATTAAACAACTTTGGAATAAGTTTTGGTCAGGTGGAATTAGTAATCCGATTACTGCCATTGAGCAAATCACTTACCTGCTCTTCATGCGTCGACTCGACGAAGACGACGCGGAACGTATGACAAATGATGAAACCTATGTTAGCATTTTCCCTAGGCAAGAGCTTCGTTGGTTTTACTTCAAAGATATGCCTGGCGACAAGTTACTTAGTCATATACAGACGGATGTCTTTCCATTTCTAAAAACGCTCTCTCCGGCCGACTCGCCGTTCGCAGAGCACATGAAAAACGCGGTATTCATCATTCCAAAACCGTCCCTGATGGTGGACGCGGTGAAAATTATTGATGAAATCTATATTAAGATTACTCATGACTCGGCTGTTGATGGCCGAGGGCATTCGGTACAAGATATTCAGGGCGATGTATATGAATACTTGCTTTCGGAAATTGCATCAGCCGGTAAGAATGGACAGTTTCGCACTCCTCGTCATATCATCAATCTGATTGTCGAATTAGTGCAACCACAATTCGGCGCTTCCATAGCCGACCCCGCCTGTGGTACAGGCGGTTTTTTAGTTGCAGCTTATATTTATATACTGACGCAATTTACATCCGATGCTTATCGCAAAAAAGATGAAGATGGCTTCATTCGAGGAACTAAAGCGGATAAACTTATAGACTATACTCGCAAATCCAGTTGGGAGCACGACTGTTTTCATGGTTTTGACATTGACCAAACTATGGTACGTATGGGGCTAATGAACCTAATGATGCACGGTTTCAGCAATCCACAAATTAAGTATCAAGACACGCTTTCCCGAGGTTATAATGAAGACAGCCGGTATGATTTTGTATTAGCAAATCCACCCTTTACGGGCAATATCAACAAAGAGGATATCAACGATGGTTTATTACAAATGGTTGATACCCGAAAAACTGAGATCCTATTTATTGCTGGTATCTACAGAATGCTAAGTGTGGGTGGTACGGCGGCTATAATTGTACCACAGGGTGTACTGTTCAGTTCAAGTAAAGCCTTTGTTGAAGCTCGAAAGATTATTGTAGACGACTGTGAGCTTAAAGCAGTGATTACAATGCCAAGTGGCGTATTTAAGCCTTACGCAGGGGTGAGTACGGCCATCCTAATTTTCACTAAAGGAGGCACTACTACTCAAACTTGGTTTTACGAGATGCTTGCTGATGGACGGACTTTGGATGATAAACGAGCCAAACTTGACAGCTATGGTGACTTGCAGGCTATTGTGACGCTATACCGCGAACGTACCAGTAAACCGCCTAAAGGTCGTAAAGGCCGCTGTTTCGTAGTGCCCAAATCTGAATTGGTCGATAATAGCTATGACCTCAGCCTTAGTAAATACAAAGAAGACGACTATGTCTCAACAGAATATAAAACACCTAGCCTAATACTATCAGAGTTGCGAACGCTGGAAACTGAAATTATGGCAGGATTAAGCGAATTGGAGGGCTTTTTAAAATGA
- the frr gene encoding ribosome recycling factor yields the protein MEEIELFLDDAKDTMEKALKHLAIELTKIRAGKANAGMLDGIQVEYYGMLSPLHTVASVNTPDARTISIKPFEKKMIGEVEKAIRNSNLGLNPNNDGEQIRLNIPPLTEERRRDLVKKVKQEVETAKINVRNIRKDTNDDIRKLVKDGVSEDAVKMGEERVQKLTDAFIARIDETFVAKEKDILLV from the coding sequence ATGGAAGAAATCGAGTTATTTCTCGACGATGCAAAGGATACGATGGAAAAAGCGCTTAAGCACTTAGCCATCGAATTAACTAAAATTCGTGCCGGGAAGGCCAACGCAGGCATGCTCGATGGCATTCAGGTTGAATACTATGGAATGCTATCGCCTTTGCATACAGTTGCGTCGGTTAACACCCCCGATGCCCGTACTATTTCGATCAAGCCATTTGAGAAAAAGATGATTGGCGAAGTAGAAAAGGCTATCCGTAATTCAAATCTGGGCCTGAACCCGAACAACGACGGTGAACAGATTCGGTTGAATATTCCACCGCTAACCGAAGAGCGTCGGCGCGATCTGGTGAAGAAAGTAAAACAGGAAGTAGAAACGGCCAAAATCAACGTTCGGAACATTCGCAAAGATACCAACGACGACATTCGGAAGCTGGTGAAAGATGGCGTATCGGAAGATGCCGTAAAAATGGGTGAAGAGCGCGTTCAGAAACTTACGGATGCCTTCATTGCTCGCATTGACGAGACATTTGTGGCGAAGGAGAAAGATATTCTGTTGGTGTAA
- a CDS encoding restriction system-associated AAA family ATPase, with protein sequence MKLLRLHLLSPFRGLPSGFNVTFYAPTTGGLLANGLEPICLVGLNGSGKSNLLEVIAELFYYLENYQRAADKLASNPTTQTHYDPKLRAQFQENIIQERDSDNALEAGLEEYKTSFGFIVEYAFDPATWAVVLEDALRRSEDWIRSRFDSSYVQLSFTDSLNAQQRINPKLHIRKNPGELPSWDVLEHHHESTSPVFQTPFMPLPRHVVGYSSGLNELLSNPFIRMNMHYVDENLFDDKKSEQVSSLVNLALNRLLFIDYDSNKAVVLSNYLFPFKEYSISQNQREAYPRLATLNQLLNVNFLESFRITLRIPARISLNNNLDRVVQKLRRCATLSNEKILEDGRTEIRMDFKLDAPPETAADFLADYTDAVRQAFRDHFGEPSELFQGLYLLQLLNVRLYSDVLRERVKNLQSGDNLSDLLPKYEEQQLLFSIGDIAFRKTGVAKPVYYQQLSDGEHQLLHVMGSLMLLNAPGTLFLFDEPETHFNPEWRSRFVSLLNEVVHDPEWDYYDSEEASDSYNYDKFEPEHPQREQEVLLTTHSPFIISDCKPDKVLLFKRGQQEPKRPDFNTFGASINQITLKVFGKRETISGMVMDRLNVLEQEVREGRKTIAEVRHLTDQFGDSVEKMLFLRFLDELENPID encoded by the coding sequence ATGAAGCTACTTCGCCTACACCTGCTCAGCCCATTTCGAGGCCTACCCAGCGGTTTCAACGTAACGTTTTATGCTCCCACTACAGGAGGTCTACTCGCTAATGGGCTTGAGCCGATTTGTTTAGTCGGCTTAAACGGTTCGGGTAAATCAAACCTCCTTGAAGTAATCGCTGAATTGTTTTATTACTTAGAAAACTATCAGCGAGCGGCTGACAAATTGGCTTCGAATCCAACTACTCAAACACATTATGACCCAAAACTACGGGCTCAGTTCCAGGAGAACATCATACAGGAAAGGGACAGCGATAACGCATTGGAAGCTGGTTTGGAGGAGTATAAAACGTCGTTTGGTTTTATCGTAGAATATGCATTTGATCCAGCTACGTGGGCTGTCGTACTCGAAGATGCCCTGCGTCGTTCTGAAGACTGGATTCGTTCCCGATTCGATAGCTCTTATGTCCAGCTCAGTTTTACGGACTCACTGAACGCACAGCAACGTATAAATCCCAAACTTCATATTCGCAAAAATCCAGGTGAGTTACCAAGTTGGGATGTCTTGGAGCACCACCATGAATCAACTTCTCCAGTATTCCAGACGCCATTTATGCCACTACCCCGGCATGTTGTTGGTTATTCATCGGGGCTTAACGAGCTATTATCAAATCCGTTTATTCGGATGAATATGCATTATGTCGATGAAAACCTGTTCGATGATAAGAAGTCAGAACAAGTATCATCACTCGTTAACCTCGCCTTAAACAGGTTGCTTTTTATTGATTATGATTCTAACAAAGCGGTTGTACTGTCTAATTACCTATTCCCTTTTAAAGAATACAGTATTAGCCAAAATCAACGAGAAGCGTACCCTCGTTTAGCAACACTCAATCAACTACTTAACGTTAATTTTCTTGAGAGCTTCCGCATTACATTGCGTATACCTGCCCGAATTAGTTTGAATAATAATTTAGACAGAGTGGTTCAGAAATTACGTCGATGTGCAACCCTTTCTAATGAGAAAATATTAGAGGATGGGCGTACTGAAATCCGAATGGATTTTAAACTAGACGCACCTCCAGAAACAGCAGCTGACTTCCTGGCCGATTATACAGATGCAGTTCGACAAGCGTTTCGGGATCACTTTGGTGAACCCAGCGAATTATTTCAAGGACTGTATTTGCTGCAACTGCTGAATGTCCGTTTATATAGCGATGTATTACGTGAACGGGTCAAAAACCTTCAGTCTGGCGATAATTTGTCGGATTTATTACCAAAATATGAAGAGCAGCAACTTTTATTTTCAATAGGAGATATTGCGTTTCGTAAAACCGGGGTGGCCAAGCCTGTTTACTACCAGCAATTGTCCGACGGCGAACACCAGTTGTTACACGTCATGGGTTCACTCATGCTATTAAATGCGCCTGGTACATTGTTTCTTTTTGACGAACCAGAAACGCACTTTAATCCTGAATGGCGTAGTCGGTTCGTTAGTCTGCTCAATGAAGTAGTTCATGATCCTGAATGGGACTATTATGACTCCGAAGAAGCTAGTGATTCTTACAACTACGATAAATTTGAACCCGAACATCCTCAACGCGAACAGGAGGTTTTACTAACGACGCATTCACCATTTATCATCTCGGACTGTAAACCGGATAAAGTGTTACTTTTTAAACGCGGGCAACAAGAACCTAAACGGCCTGATTTCAACACCTTCGGAGCTTCAATAAATCAAATAACATTAAAGGTTTTTGGCAAACGAGAAACTATCTCAGGGATGGTAATGGACAGATTAAATGTATTGGAGCAAGAGGTTAGAGAGGGTCGAAAAACAATAGCTGAGGTTCGTCACCTTACCGACCAGTTTGGAGATTCAGTTGAAAAAATGTTGTTTTTACGTTTCCTTGACGAATTAGAAAATCCGATAGATTAA
- a CDS encoding sugar phosphate isomerase/epimerase — MDSLHSRRRFLKQATLAAGALPLLPGTLITSVNSLNTDLPDIHVFSKHLQFLNYSDMADAAASMGFDGVDLTVRPEGHVVPDRVEEDLPKAVDALKKAGLAPKLMTTAVGDATNGTDSRLLKTAARLGFQAYRMKWYSYTDKQSIPDSIEHFQGQLRALSELNKSLNLTGCYQNHAGLLVGASVWELWEMLKTADQQHMGVQYDIRHATVEGGMAWPTGVRLLIPHIKTIAIKDFRWEKKSTGSLAGKWVVQDVPLGEGMVDFTAYFKQLKQANIRVPISLHYEYPLGGAEHGATQLSIPKNDLFAAMKRDLNRLKELWQSA, encoded by the coding sequence ATGGACTCCCTGCATTCACGTCGTCGTTTTCTCAAGCAAGCTACGCTGGCCGCTGGCGCATTGCCACTACTGCCAGGAACCCTGATTACGTCAGTCAACTCATTGAACACTGACTTGCCAGATATTCATGTTTTTTCGAAGCACCTTCAATTCCTGAACTATAGCGATATGGCTGATGCAGCCGCTAGTATGGGATTCGATGGTGTTGATCTAACCGTTCGCCCAGAGGGGCATGTAGTACCCGATCGCGTGGAGGAGGACCTGCCCAAAGCTGTTGATGCATTGAAAAAAGCTGGCCTTGCACCCAAACTGATGACGACGGCGGTTGGCGATGCGACTAATGGAACTGATAGTCGACTCCTGAAAACAGCCGCTCGGCTTGGGTTCCAGGCTTATCGGATGAAATGGTATTCGTATACCGATAAACAATCTATCCCGGATTCAATCGAACATTTTCAAGGTCAACTTCGTGCCTTGAGTGAGCTAAACAAAAGCCTGAATCTGACGGGTTGCTATCAAAATCACGCGGGGTTGTTGGTGGGCGCATCGGTCTGGGAGCTTTGGGAAATGCTCAAAACTGCTGATCAACAGCATATGGGTGTACAATACGATATTCGGCACGCCACCGTTGAAGGCGGAATGGCCTGGCCAACTGGTGTACGGTTGCTGATACCCCACATCAAAACGATTGCCATAAAAGATTTTCGTTGGGAGAAGAAATCAACCGGCTCATTAGCAGGTAAATGGGTTGTACAGGATGTGCCACTGGGAGAAGGCATGGTCGACTTTACCGCCTACTTCAAACAACTTAAACAAGCTAACATTCGCGTACCCATATCGCTACATTACGAGTACCCACTGGGCGGTGCCGAGCATGGAGCTACTCAGTTGTCAATTCCGAAAAATGACTTGTTTGCAGCCATGAAGCGGGACCTCAATCGGCTGAAAGAACTTTGGCAATCGGCCTGA
- a CDS encoding HNH endonuclease, with the protein MAKAFRNNNAIEGLCAGVIQPVLYTTIESIDTDLAKQLKTFCYNLYIHVFKLQPFYSRCGHIDDHYDAFMRHNVLDKCPFCGLSDVMSERLSVRDAYDHYLPKSDYPFNTVNLSNLVPACKTCNTSYKLAIDPILGGTRKAFYPFSSVLSDIIIQINIIYLNYKRPDDNRVEINLACDSQSEELITWEKIYRISERYIDKCRSDDSRYWITQVYDELSNHSILYGQTIKPDQYLTLYLRQKKKEPMKELNFLRVPFLEGCLRIGVFDKSTGIV; encoded by the coding sequence TTGGCAAAAGCTTTTCGTAACAATAATGCAATTGAGGGCTTATGTGCTGGTGTTATCCAACCTGTTTTATACACAACTATTGAATCGATTGATACAGATTTAGCAAAACAATTAAAGACATTCTGTTATAATCTATATATCCACGTTTTTAAATTACAACCCTTCTATTCCCGTTGTGGACATATTGATGATCACTATGATGCGTTCATGCGGCATAATGTGCTGGATAAGTGTCCTTTCTGTGGTCTTAGCGATGTTATGTCTGAACGACTGTCAGTACGCGATGCGTACGATCACTATCTACCTAAGAGTGATTACCCATTTAATACAGTTAATTTGAGTAATCTTGTTCCTGCTTGTAAAACATGTAATACGTCTTATAAACTAGCTATTGACCCTATATTAGGCGGTACACGAAAAGCTTTTTATCCATTCTCATCCGTACTTTCTGACATAATAATTCAGATTAACATTATCTATTTAAATTATAAGAGACCAGATGACAACCGAGTTGAGATTAATTTGGCTTGTGATTCACAATCTGAAGAATTAATAACTTGGGAAAAAATATATCGTATCAGTGAACGATATATTGACAAATGTCGAAGCGATGATTCAAGATATTGGATAACTCAAGTATATGATGAATTGAGCAATCATTCTATATTATATGGACAAACAATAAAACCAGATCAGTATTTGACTCTCTATCTCAGGCAAAAGAAAAAAGAGCCCATGAAAGAATTGAATTTTTTGCGTGTACCTTTTTTAGAAGGATGTCTCCGAATAGGTGTATTTGACAAATCAACTGGGATTGTATAA
- a CDS encoding DMT family transporter gives MTTEEPVVIPQKRPLLAWVLLCSLALVWGSSFILIKRSLVSFPPEQVGAGRLVFALFFFTPFLARQSRQPDVRVAVRHRWVALLASGIIGFVIPAFLFAEAGAHLNSSLAGALNSLSPLFTLILGGVFFGQSLKLRQVAGILLGLAGSLLLVFFSATGSFQINEYALLVVVATICYGLNTNLIGRYLSHLPALVSTAWLFAFAGPIALLTLMPTDFLSRVINAENSWSLGALVTLGVFGSGLMSIFFNRVMQLSSPLFAASVTYLIPIVALMWGVLDGETIYAVQFAGMGVCLLGIWLVNKS, from the coding sequence ATGACGACAGAAGAACCGGTTGTAATTCCTCAAAAACGCCCGTTACTGGCGTGGGTGCTGCTTTGCTCACTGGCCTTAGTCTGGGGCAGTTCATTTATTCTGATAAAACGGAGTCTGGTTTCCTTTCCACCTGAGCAGGTAGGCGCAGGCCGACTGGTCTTTGCACTCTTCTTTTTTACACCATTTCTGGCGAGACAAAGTCGTCAGCCTGATGTTCGGGTGGCTGTCCGGCATCGGTGGGTAGCGCTGCTGGCGTCGGGAATAATTGGATTCGTGATTCCTGCCTTCCTGTTTGCCGAAGCAGGGGCGCATCTTAATAGCTCACTGGCGGGGGCGTTGAATTCGCTCAGCCCGTTATTTACGCTGATTCTAGGGGGCGTATTTTTCGGTCAGTCACTCAAGCTTCGACAGGTTGCTGGTATTTTACTGGGCTTGGCGGGCTCATTACTACTGGTATTTTTCAGCGCAACCGGTTCTTTTCAGATTAATGAATACGCCCTGCTGGTCGTAGTAGCCACCATTTGTTATGGCCTAAATACCAATCTTATTGGGCGTTACCTGAGTCACCTGCCTGCGTTAGTATCAACAGCCTGGCTGTTTGCTTTTGCTGGGCCCATTGCCCTGCTTACGCTCATGCCAACCGATTTTTTGAGCCGTGTCATCAATGCTGAAAATAGCTGGTCGTTGGGAGCGTTGGTTACACTGGGCGTATTTGGGTCGGGGTTAATGTCCATCTTTTTTAACCGGGTTATGCAATTGTCGTCGCCTTTGTTTGCGGCTTCCGTTACGTATCTGATTCCCATTGTAGCGCTCATGTGGGGCGTTTTAGATGGCGAAACCATCTATGCGGTGCAATTTGCCGGAATGGGTGTGTGTTTGCTGGGGATTTGGTTGGTAAATAAATCGTAG
- a CDS encoding acetyl-CoA carboxylase biotin carboxyl carrier protein subunit, which yields MYTATLTDLKNPPFLIDFSADGQTLNGEPFAWDLVKLSAQTFHILHQNRSYTAEVLELNAADKTVSLKINGHIYHVQLKDRFDLLLEKMGMSTLASTKINELKAPMPGLIVGISVQPGDVVNKGDSLLILEAMKMENMLKAPGEATIKTIRVGKGDRVEKGQVLVEFL from the coding sequence ATGTACACTGCCACCCTGACCGACCTTAAAAATCCCCCATTTTTAATTGACTTTTCTGCGGATGGGCAAACGCTCAATGGCGAACCATTTGCCTGGGATTTAGTAAAACTCTCTGCGCAAACATTTCATATTCTTCATCAGAATCGTTCCTACACAGCTGAAGTACTAGAGTTGAATGCGGCTGATAAAACGGTTAGTCTGAAGATAAACGGTCATATTTATCACGTTCAGCTAAAAGATCGGTTTGACCTATTGCTCGAAAAAATGGGCATGAGTACGCTGGCAAGTACGAAAATTAATGAACTGAAAGCGCCCATGCCGGGATTGATTGTGGGTATCAGCGTTCAGCCCGGTGATGTGGTCAATAAAGGGGATAGCTTGCTAATTCTGGAAGCCATGAAGATGGAGAATATGTTGAAGGCACCTGGTGAAGCTACTATTAAAACGATTCGGGTAGGTAAGGGCGACCGGGTTGAAAAGGGACAGGTACTGGTAGAATTCCTGTAG